ATTCGGCTAAAACGGTGGCGGAGGTGTTTATCCGAGAGGTTGTCAGGCTACATGGGGTCCCTGTCTCAATTGTGAGTGATCGAGATCCCTTGTTCTTGAGTACGTTTTGGAGGGAGCTTTTTAGAATGCAGGGGACACAACTCAATATGAGTACTGCTTACCACCCGGCCACGGATGGACAGACCGAGGTCATTAATCGGATTTTGGAGGGATACCTGAGATGTTTTTGCTCAGAGCAGCCCAAGAACTGGCATGCAGTGTTACCGTGGGCTGAGTACTGGTACAATACCAGCTACCAGGGAGCGGCGAGATGCACACCGTTTGAAACGGTCTATGGAAGAGCTCCTCCATCCTTGAACAGATTTGTACCGGGGGAGTCAGTGGTAGAGGCAGTTGCACAAGATCTTATGACAAGGGACGAGGCTTTGAGACAATTGAAATTTCACCTAAGTCGTGCTCAGGATTTAATGGTGAATCAAGCaaataagaagagaagagaTGTGGACATTAAAGTGGGGGATTGGGTCTATCTTAAAATTAGACCCCATAAGCAAGCATCTATACCAGTTCGTCTACATCCTAAACTAGCAGCTCGATACTTTGGCCCTTTCCAGGTGCTTCAGTAGGTGGGTCCAGTGGCATTCCGACTACAGCTGCCAGAAAATGCACGTATACATGCAGTCTTTCATGTGTCACAACTCAAGAAAGCGGTGGGATCAAAGAAGGTTGAGAAGGGTCTACCAACTGAGCTACAAGCAGAGGGGCCTACATATTGGCCAGTGAGAGTGTTGGGGACGAGGCAACGACAGCTAGGGAATGAGAAAATACAACAGATCCTGGTTCAATGGCAGGAGGGTGGCAGCGAAGGAGCTACGTGGGAAGACGTGTTGACTATCCAAGATCAGTATCCTGATTTTaatttcaaccttgaggacaaggttgctGAAGAAGGGGAGGGTAATGTTAGGAAGTTACGTGTATATGAGAGGAGAAAGAGAAGTAATTAGAAGTTAGTTAGCCTAACTGCAATAACAGTTAGGAAAGGCGGGATGGATAGTATAAAACGGTGAATAATTGAATAGAGAGGGGGTGTTGTGTGAGTTGTTCAGGAAGCGTGATTCCTGTagggggaggttaagctcccTAGCTGTATCTAGACATTGTATTCGTGTTTGTGGATAATACAAAGAGAGTTAAACAGAAGTTTCGGGTTGTTCAGTGTGCGTTTACATTAGGTTCTTGAATTAGGAACCTAACACAAGATATGAGTGATCAAAGAAAATGTGATGGTGCTAGCAGATTCAGCTGCTTCAAATAGTTTTATCCTCTTATCGGCTGAGGGAGTCAAGAATTCAATCATAGACAACTAAAGGGTATATATTAAGTTATAGGTTGGGCATGGATATAACCAAAGTAGACAAAGAAAGAGGTTACAGATCTCCTTTCCTCACACCTCTTCGATTGTGAAACAAAGCTTCTAGCTTTCTGTTGACCAAATGTACTAGATGTGAGACATGCAGATATTCAACTTATTCATTTGATGGAAAACCCATTTTTCTCTCTAATCGAACCTTGTTAATAAGGCCTGAACTGACTCAATCATTCGGTTTCTCAAATATATAACCATCCCAACCATCAGTCAAAAATTAAGAACCTGAATAATTTTTACACGTCAACAATATAATGGTATGTGTAGCAAGGAGTACAAACAAATAGGAGAAAATCACCATGACTGTGACATGAGCATGCTCATGACTTGAcataatttatcaaataaataggGCTTTTGCAAAAGCTGGAATTATGAAACAGGAACTTAGCGTGAGAAAGAGAAAGTACCTGATCTTGATTTCTTGAACATGCTTGTCTGCAATTGAGTATAGCATGGTATAGTTCTTGAGATCAAAAACCTTGTAAATACTGACACCATTCAAACAAAGTGTATTAGATAGAATAACCAATGAGCAGAGTAAACACTTGCAAAACTGTCGAACTGGAACAGAAAGACAACAGGATGAGGAAGGTACCTATCCTGTGCAGAGTATGTTAGGACCTTTCCATTGACATCATCAAACTCTACAAATCCAGGCCATTTCAATGATTCAGACTGGAAAAGGGGAAACCCGGCATCTGGGGTGCCCCTTCGTATGTATCTAAGAACATAAACAAAAGATCACATAACCAAAATTGGTTTCACACGTCAAAGAGGAGGATTTGAAAGAACAATCATAAAATGCACGCACTCAATCTTTGTGGATCTGCATTTCAAAGAGCTGAAGTTCTCAGAAGCATAAACGGATACAGTAATAAGTGAGTCATTGTTCTTATTAAAGAAGAGGCTGCGGATGACTTCATCAGGACAGACATTCAAAAAGCAAATCCTCTCATCGGTTTCTGCAAGGAATTCACACACAAAGCCCCAGTTTTATGGATTCTATAAAATCTGACAGTAACTGACTAATGAGAAGTGGTAGTCTCAATTCATACAAAAAATAGTGGTCTGTGGCAAAGGGAAATAACTAATAAATGGGAAGCAGTAATGCTGTAATGATAATTCATACCCAAAAAGACACGTATGTTAAATAACTAACAAGTGGGAGTTGTAGTTGTAATGAAAATTCATACCCAAATAGGAACACGGTTTGCATACATATGGTTGACAATTGGGCAATAGGCAAtggaaattcatacataaaacAATAAGAAGTTGTGGTTTTCATACAAATGGGCAATGGAAACTCATACATGAAAAGATTAACAACAGATAATGGGCAATGGCAATTTATACATGAAAGACTCAGGTTTAGGTTTATACACAAAAGTGTTCATGATAACAAAAGGGTAATGGGCAACGGGATTAATATATGAAAGAGTTCATCAAAAGTTTAGATAAAAACACAAACATGAAAATGACTAATAAATGGGTAATGGGCAGTAATACATGAAGGAATCAAAATACGAGGATTTTACACAAACATTCCCGTGAATAACAATGGATAAAAAGGGCAATGGCATTTCGTACATGAAAGTACAAAAAGTTTTTGATTTTAACACAAATACACCCCTGATTAACAAGAGATAATGGGCAATGGCAATTCATACATGAAAGAATCAAAAGTTCAGTTTTTACACAAAAGCGCTCATGGTTGGCGAATGGGTGATGGGCAATGAATATTTATGTATCAACCAATCAAAAAGGTTTTGATTTTCACAGAAATGTGCCCATGAATAACAACTTGATAATGGGCAATGGCAATTCATACAGCAAAGAATCAAAAGTTTAGGTTTTCACACCAAATTGGTCATGATTAACAAATGAGTAATGGACAATACCAATTCACACATCAAAGAATCAAAAGTTGTGGTTTTTACACAAACATGACAATGCTTCGTAAATGGGTAATGGCTGACATACATACATGAGAGAATCAAACGATAAGGTTTTTACACAAATATGCCCGGATTATCAAATGGGCGATGAGCAATGGCATTCATGCATGAAACTGtaaaaagttttgatttttacaGAAACGTGACAGCGATTAACAAACGGGCAATGAATAATGGCAATTCAAACCCagaaatcaagaatcaagacCCGTAAGGGAAGCCTCACCTCTACTGAAAGCTGCACAGAGACCCGAATGGTAGAGAGCGAAAATCAGGTTTTTGGCAGCAACAATTTCCACAACTTTAGTTCTTTTCAACAAGAAGGGCAAAAGGGAAGAGCGAGACTTGGAGGGATCATGAGAGTCATAATAGTGCGTCAAGCGCATAGTGCGGAATCTGTGAGGGGAAGTGGCTGAGGCAAAAGCACGATGAGGCTTCGAACAAATCTCGCGGGTTTGAAGCTTCTTGATGACACTGATGCTGTTGGTGTTGCTGTTGATGGTGTTGATGTTGATGCCATTGCCGCTGCCATTGCCGTTGCCACTCCCTCTTTTGCTTGCCACTATGCGTCGACCACTGCAACCTCCACGCCTTCTCCCTTCCATTCTCACCATTTCAACACCACAACTATGCTCTTCATCATATCATAGGTTTCAtagcaataaaaaattattgcaAATCCTTGCACCAGTTAATACACATCAATACCAATAGGCCAATATATTCAGAAAGTCTTTAATACATTTAATTCAATCTCTAAAACCATTGAAAAAATCTAgcaaattattaaattttaaactttttaaggTAGCGTATGCAAGaggaaaacagaagaaaaaaaaaacaggttATGAtaccttcttttcttcaaaataaaaataagagataTAAAGGGTTAGtagtaaaatcataaaaaaaaaagtaatgaatgTTTTTTAGTGATATGTTCATCCcgattgaaaattatttatcaaaattaatttgtcaagaattatatataaaaggatatatatatatatatatatatatatatattattaatgactATATTTACACTACATCTTTATcataatctttttattatataaaaagcaTGAATTTTTCAGATTCTTTTGTTTAAACAAGTGCAAGtattatataacatttttacaAGTACAAccatctaattttatttatctttttattattaaattttctgtttattaactttatttggACATCTAAATCATCAAATGGAATTATCCTTTTATGGTAATGATAAGCTAGCGTTCTTATTATTCCTAATACCATgttaaatttatagaaaaataacttttctaaattgacttgaaaataaagatataagCTTCTAGTTGCTATATTGATGAGAATATTCTATCATAGAAATGAAACTTcatgaaaaaaatgttgttattgTGAAACTTGCAATGAAGTTTAGGATTTCTTATTGAAAGAGATTGCCTAGGAACATTTTAGAGAAAACAATTGAGATGTATTATTATAGTGGATGTGAAGAATGATTTCTTTGCTATAATCTTTGATCTACCAAGATTCATAAAGGACTATTTATGGGACTACATAGatgatatttgatttaattcctCCAAAGCCAAGTTTTGCATATGTTTTAGTTTATGGGTTTATCCATATCAAGAAAAATAACCAACatattcacataaaaaaaagattaatggaaaaagtaaattttgtgaTGATTTTAAATCTTATTATCATACAAGTGACACACATGATAGTGGACAACATATAGTGTGCctaatttttcatatatgaaAGACTCACAAGTGATaataatcattcatataatattcacaattttgtatatttattattaattaggtGGAATATAATGTAGTACACTACTTTTTCATTACATATCCGTCTAATGTCAAAATTTTGAAcctaatttttctttcttacattcaaaattagttttcttttcttcaccgtTGACCATCTTTTCTGTCAAAgctttagtttttctttttcttttttttccctcTCTTTCAATATTTGTTTGGGGATTCGTCATGatgttttatgtttcatttcttttatatcttttccCCTTCCTACTAGTCAGAGATATGCATCTATGTACAAGagtattcatttattattttttttgttataattagaagtattattatttatggaaCCTATtcagataatttaaattattagttattatttttaaatgtataagtCAATATTAATGTATCATTACAACATTAACTAAAGTGATAACCTTTGTTGATTTTCTTCTGTGTGGTGAACTTGTTTTGAATAAAACTTTTACTCCATCTTTTCACCGCTcatattaagagaaaaataaattaggaAAGCTCAATGTGATCTAGCTAAAATCATTGGAGTAAATTTACTTCGTAATGTGCCATATATGTCACTGTTTTAGTAATTTTACATTCTATAAATTAATATCACACTAGTTTTGAGTTTATGTCATtacaaataacttttataagttatttaatattttaatcatttagaaagtgtaacatctcattttaatctactaaaataaaaagttacatagatgataataaaacaattaGATAAAACAAACCTACTCCGAGGAAGAAATCTACATTCATATCATTTATCTAATTACACCTTTATTTCATCCTCACCTCACACTGCTGAAAAGGCGattccctaagctcacaccattaagatAATCACAGCAAAAGAGACAATACCATATAATAGACAACACAAAAACAATAGTAAGCTAATGGTAAAACAGTtcatcataataaaataaaatacatttgtaAAACACacataataaaatgtttatccTAATCATATCACATACTTAAACTTCACTCATCAGGATATAGTGTGAATGTCGAACTAGGATAGTTTCTGCGCTTGTAATGTAGTTGGCCACCCCAAGCTACCATACAAGGTTAGTCCATAAATGTCTTTGGTCAAGGTAAAACCTCTAGACTGGACCTCTTGCTACTCTCCACCACATAACCAACCACCTCTACTTGAGTTGGGGTTATTGAGAGCGTTAGGATAAATCCTCAGTACAAAGTTCCATACAACAACAATACAggacaccaccatgtaacctctcaACGAGGGTCATGGAATTACGTCAATCAATATCATTCACATAATCAACCATatattcatcatcatcatatttctctcataatcatatatatacatatactttACACAAACATTGCATACTATCACATGAAACCTCAAAGCATTCATCACATAATCATAAACAATCTCATCAAGTTTCATAAAGTAGttgataataaatttgattctcTATTGCACGatgaaaattgataataaaatttctTAGGATCATAAGAGAACAATGAAATACATAGATCATATGTGTACAAGTGAATTTGGTTTAGATTGATCAAAAATGCACATTATTGGtggtattaatcgattacattggCAACATAATTTGTTAAGGCAAGCCAGAATTCACATAAAGCAAAACACGACAAAATtgtctaatttaatcaattaaattattgacATAAACGATTAGACTAAAGtgtctgttttaatcgattaagttaatgttataatcgattatgttaaagtgtttgttttaatcgattaagctagtgtcataatcgattaaaacaaaaattattgtcAAATCAATTAGTACGACtttggacacttttttcacaactttGATTGATTCCTAAAACcctttaaacataaataaacctTATAAAACACCCCTCTAactcaaaattcaaattatttagctTACCATGAATtcactttaatatattttatcttttgttagAACTTTTGTGAATTACGTTCAAATATgtatgtaaattaaatattttttatattttatatttggataattcttcttctttttaatgtttttttatatttcttttaaataacaATGTTTAACTCTTAATTTAAGTGTTTATTAACATAAATCCTTCATTTGTtaggtaatataaaaaaattattctttttatttttaatttttgtttcatttgaagaatttattttgttttactaaaataattttcattatttcttaTAAGTTTCGTTAGTTTGATATCTGAAAAGTTTCTTTagataaataaagtatttttcatcttattatacatttaattatacatttatttttttttgttcgatttcatttaataatatatcaaattatttatacaatatacatttaattatttttaatttttttaatagttttatttttttgtttattttttatcgCGTATAAgattgttttttacttttttatataatatttctaatctttttattttataactcattatcataaatataattctatcactataattgtataaaaaaaattatttaaaataatgtaataattcAATATcgttttcataaattttgtttatcacCATTTAGCATTTAAAAGTTCAAAAGATAAATATCAatgttaaatttcaattattattcgTTCAATATTTGTTAGTAATTTCATTCAAGTGggtgtattataatttttagtgtataaaaaaaataattaaaatgaaaataaagaaagatttaaaatattttcaaaattgaatatatgttttctttttataattgtttaaaactatttttaaatttttttaattttgtttcataaacatttacaattttaataaatatttttattttcataaaattttatttggtattttgatttaaaatatatacaattataatttgttCAGTAAAAATACGATAGTacgttttttatattaaatatttaataacattaattttttttataattatttttatttttatattaaaatttgaatagaTACGGACAGCTGTGATGCTAACTCCCACTTAaaggttaaattaaaaaagtaattattagatttgattaaaagttataaaaaattgttgatataagtgATGTAACTGAAAGCACTCTTAAAATGATTACTCCAATTTATTTGTCAAGTTGCGTTGGTTGTTAGGGTAACAAACATAGCATGACCAATATGGTACAACTAAGTTTGATTTGCTTTTCacttttgattaaaaaaagtttgggtctaatttatttctcttttatttttttttttaattttcacatcACATGCATAAAAGCATTTAGCGTATATcttattataacattttcaaGAGACTATTAGATTTGTTATATACTActgatttaaatatttcaatcaataattacaatttttatattacaatGTAATGTAGATTTGTTATATGCTActgatttaaatatttcaatcaataattacaatttttatattataatgtaatgtattcattgtgtatatatattaaatttgattatgcatatataatataacataataaactatttatttaaaaatacattttgtaatGACacctttaattaaaatataaatttatttcagtaaTCTTAAAATCGTGATCTTTTACGTTGGTCAAAGATACTtcataattaagataaataaataaatatatgattttagcatattataaaatatataataaattatatcataaaagtaatataataataataatattatgaaaatattataataaataacattataaaacaTACTATTAATATTTACTGAAATAGACCCACtaactaaaatgttaaatatttttatggtataaagtataactttttttaaactaaGCAGACTTgaacaaaaatctaaatataaaaagtcTAGTATAacttcatgttttttttttattattaaattgttgTCAATATGAGTATGGTTTATGAGCCCAAATTGGTACAACTCAGTTTATAGGTTTTTGGTGAAGTACTTCGAGTATTAAATAAAACTCATTATTTATTAGgttgagtgttaaattttggTTTTCCATTCGTTGAATCCAACTCAACCCATTTATTAAGTTCAACTTTAACTcaattcaaacaattttaatcaggctagttaaaaagtttgaagaaaCTCAACAAAAGGGAGATCAACTTTAACTcaattcaaacaattttaatCAGGCTACttaaaaagtttgaagaaaCTCAACAAAagggagattttttttttctctcgtaTCCGGTCCCCATCCTGTAAAATGCAACTACATTTAGTAAATCCTACAAATCAAAGTAAATAGTTTGCTTTAAAGACAAAGTAAATTATTATACACATCAAAGTCAAACTCAACTCGAGCATTTCTTTAGCATGTTACATCAACTTAATAGACATGAAGATTTTGTCAATTTGAATAAACTTTCACAACTTTCtctttaatttattcttatttaatgAGATTTAACTCATTGTTATTAatgcaaaaatttcttattaTAGTTTCATATCTTCCTcagtaaatttaataatatttaataatgatactatttcattttcttaaaaattgttttccagaaaattaaaagaaaatcagcTAATCATTATTGTACCATTGTATTATAATGTGAATATTAACTTTGAACAAGAAaacagaaatataaatttttcagcaataattttttttttctaaaaagaatATCATCAGATAGTAGAGTTAAGGAGCACTGGGATTGGGACTCCAGAGTCCACACTAACGGTATTGGGATAAAGTAGCAAGTCCTATCTCAGTTGAAGAATATAAGAGCAGACTTGCTATTTTCTCTCTAGCAATTTGGTTATTATATACTTACGTCTTAATACAAATTCGATAATGAGGAGGGTAACATACGTTCAGACTCAATCACAGTGACAAGTTCAGCAAGAGCTCCCATAGCTGCCAAGCCCCCTCTATGTAGTAGAGAGAGTGCAATTTCATGTTCATTCCATCTACTTAATCCAAGCGCCAATTTCTTCAAAGTATCCACTCTTACTTCTTGAATCCATACAGGTGCAAGACTAACCATAAATCCTACGAAACAGCAGACGTAAGTTTTCCATGTAATAGGATTGCAACTCACTGAAATTTTCTTCTCCATGACTTCGGCTAAGAAGTCCAAATGGACCTCAATAGTACGACTCCTTCTAGAGAAAGTCCCAGGTGGTAGTTTGGTCCCAACACCCCATATAATTGACCCGGATAATATCAACAGATATGCCATAGCATAACCCTCAAGTATATACGACGCAACACTATCGTTGTTTTTCTTCACATCCCTTGATGATAGCAGCCAGGTAGGAATCGTTTCCTTGTACAATTCCTGGACCAGTAGCATACCACCTGCCGCACATAGAAGACTTGCACCAAGTGTTGCCACCTCTTTTGCACTTTGAGCGGCCAGGGATAGGGATGATTCATTGGATTTTATGTGACGAGAGCCAGCATCCGACCGTCTGCCAGCTAATTCATTAGAGTACTCTGTGACAAGACCTACAATTATATCGTTTACATACTGTACATTGTGTATATTTCTACAAGATCGAAGAAAAAGGAATCCAGGAGAAACATACGGATAGGCACCAGGGGCAGTAATAGTGCTACCCAACAGGCCATTAACACCACATTCAGAAGTCAGCTTTGAGGTTGAAACAGACAATGTTCCAAGGAATGAGGTGAAACAACTTCTCAACAGCTGAGCAACGGACTCATTGTTCTGTCTAAACACAGATCGGGAACCTGATACAACAATAAAGTTGTGCCAGCGGCGAACTTTTTGGGCCCACAGAGAGCCAATTATAGGCATGCTAGGCCAAGGGCAACCAGATGCACAATTTTCCAAAGCTGCTCCAGTAATAGCATGCATGTACTCCAGGCTCTTGTCAAGTTTAAAAGTAATGGATAAACTGACCAAAGCTGCCATTGGTAGAGGCAGCATTACCGGTGAACCTCCTACCACACAACAAAGACATAACTCATAAgcaatacaaataaaatgacTACCATCATATTGTTTAGGCTTATGAATCcctattaattaaaagaaaatattagaaaacaaTTAAGTTTGCAGATTTATGTCAGTAGTGTTAAGGATAAATTCATCCCCTAAAGCACACAACCGTCTCTGGCACATATATGGATGAAATGTGCTCTCACTCAGCAGTTTGCACCATGTAAAGTGTTTCTCAAGACATTTACCCTAAATCCTTCATGTAATAAACAAGTCATGACAACACTTAAAGATGCACTCAGTCTTGCCAAACAATTCAAATCTAAAGACCTCTCCAGTCAAGAGAAGAAGCAGCTAATTAGAATATTCACCAATCTAAGCAAAGtcaatgaataaatataaaaaagcaCTACCCCTTTCCATGTATTTATGGCCCATTCGATAAAATTGAGAGGCTTAACACTGAAAATTCATCATTGCATGGTAAAGGAAAATTACTGTATTCATTAATACATGAGACTGTATAACAAACTACCGTGATGTACAAGGACTTGAAAGCATTCAATGACCTTAACGGCATTATCCTACAATGTGatgaatgtgttttttttttccatttaaaaCATCTTTAGTTAGGCATTTAGAAACACAACTAgttcattttcactaattaaAAATAGCAAATTTCAGCATTGATTTGAATTCTCAAAtactatataatttttaaaaagtattaggAAATAAgctttaaatctaactcaaacTCAAAAATCTTGCACTTACTTATATACTACAATTTGactttatctttagttaatatGAGATCTCTAACACTAACTGACACTGAGGACTAAACATCTCATTCGTGAGACTAGATATTTGTGAGTTGTTTAACAACAGTTAAATAGCAAGTAATAGACCTAACAAACCTAGCTAGAATAGTTCCTAAAACTATATtagtaagttttttttatgcCCAACTCAATTTCAAAGAATCAGTTTGGGTGAGATGAGGCTGCATTACTAcctatatactataatttgatGTTATCTCGAGTTGACATAGGCTTTTCAACCAAAAGTATGTCTGATAGACCACAACAACATTCTCTATTCTAGGAGAAATAAGAGCAAtcaaataaacagaaaataaatgaGTGACatgaatatgaaagaagaaaagggagaGTAGGAACTTAATTTCAATGAGATTATGACAATAATTATGGAACTGGAGAGGTGCTGAAAATTGAAGTGTTGGTTACAGCGCAGGGTAGACCGATGAGTTTGAGAATAGAAGAGAAAATTAGTGGAGATGATACAAGGAAGACCTGACAAAAAGGGGAAggaggaaagaaataaaatagtgaGCTGGGTAAGCCTATTCCGAGGCAAGGAAGTGGGGCCATAACAGTCTCTTCATTCAagtttttctttgcttttaaaGATTTCACTAAATCTCGTCCTGCTACAAGGAGCCAAGCCGTGGGCCATGgctattaatatatttattttatatcataatctCCTAATCAATATCATATTCTTGACggcataataaatatttatgctTTTGTCCCAATGGTATTAAGATGAATTTTAGTAAAAGTCCCCATATTACATTGATTATTAACTGATGGAAGGACCATTTTCTTGGATTATTTACACTTCATGCACCAAACGCAGTGTATAAATCTTACTGAAACAAAATATACAATCTACAATGCATTATTTATATTGGTTGTAAAATAacctatataaataaaagttcaaGACACTCTTGTAACTAAATAGAATATTTTACATCATTTAGGTTTGTAACCAatgtaaaaaacattttttacatacgttcaaaaatacaaaagaatagaaaatgaatttgagATAGTGAATTTCCTTCTATTAGGATCTCAT
This sequence is a window from Vigna angularis cultivar LongXiaoDou No.4 chromosome 2, ASM1680809v1, whole genome shotgun sequence. Protein-coding genes within it:
- the LOC108329347 gene encoding uncharacterized protein LOC108329347, with product MVRMEGRRRGGCSGRRIVASKRGSGNGNGSGNGININTINSNTNSISVIKKLQTREICSKPHRAFASATSPHRFRTMRLTHYYDSHDPSKSRSSLLPFLLKRTKVVEIVAAKNLIFALYHSGLCAAFSRETDERICFLNVCPDEVIRSLFFNKNNDSLITVSVYASENFSSLKCRSTKIEYIRRGTPDAGFPLFQSESLKWPGFVEFDDVNGKVLTYSAQDSIYKVFDLKNYTMLYSIADKHVQEIKISPGIMLLIFNRTSGHIPLKIISIEDGTVLKVFNHLLHRNKKVDFIEQFNEKLLVKQENENLQILDVRNAELMEVSRTEFMTPSAFIFLYENQLFLTFRNRTVSVWNFRGELVTSFEDHQLWHPDCNTNNIYITSDQDLIISYCKADSDDQWMEGNAGSIHVSNILTGKCVAKINTTISCARADECSRNGCSCRESLYPCLMRNSVTEALEDITALFYDEDRNEIYTGNRHGLLHVWSN